The Daucus carota subsp. sativus chromosome 9, DH1 v3.0, whole genome shotgun sequence genome window below encodes:
- the LOC108200397 gene encoding non-functional NADPH-dependent codeinone reductase 2 translates to MSSKKIPESQLTSDHAATIPLLGFGTAVYPLVASDTMKESIFNAIEVGYRHFDTAALYNSEIFLGQAVAEAVDRGIIKSRDELFVTSKLWCSDAHPDRVLPALQNSLRNLGFEYLDLYLIHYPASIKPGSISLPFPKEDILPLDFKHVWEAMEECQIRGLTKAIGVSNFSCKKLDLILSLAKIPPAVNQVEMNPLWQQKKLREFCKEKNIHVTAYSPLGAKGTFWGTNKVMDSEVLQEIATAKGKSLPQICLRWAYEQGVSVIVKSFSKERMKENMDIFDWKLSSEELERIKQLPQHQGNPALFFTSDDGPYKTANDLWDENN, encoded by the exons atgagTAGCAAAAAAATTCCAGAATCTCAGCTAACTTCAGACCATGCAGCAACTATTCCATTGCTAGGATTTGGCACCGCTGTGTACCCTTTAGTGGCTTCAGATACGATGAAAGAGTCCATTTTCAATGCCATTGAAGTTGGTTACAGACATTTTGATACTGCAGCATTGTACAATTCTGAGATTTTTCTTGGCCAAGCAGTTGCTGAAGCTGTGGACCGCGGTATCATTAAATCTCGTGACGAGCTGTTTGTTACGTCCAAGCTGTGGTGTTCTGATGCACATCCGGATCGCGTGCTGCCTGCGTTACAAAATAGTCTGAG GAACCTTGGATTCGAGTATCTTGATCTCTACCTCATTCATTATCCGGCGAGCATTAAGCCTGGAAGTATTTCGTTGCCTTTCCCTAAGGAAGATATACTTCCCCTGGATTTCAAGCATGTTTGGGAGGCCATGGAGGAGTGTCAGATACGCGGTCTCACAAAAGCTATAGGAGTCAGCAATTTCTCCTGCAAAAAGCTTGATCTTATACTATCCTTAGCAAAGATACCACCAGCTGTGAATCAA GTGGAAATGAACCCTTTGTGGCAACAGAAGAAGCTAAGGGAGTTCTGCAAGGAAAAGAACATACATGTGACAGCATACTCCCCTCTCGGTGCCAAAGGGACGTTCTGGGGAACTAATAAAGTTATGGACTCTGAGGTGCTTCAAGAAATCGCGACAGCCAAGGGAAAAAGTCTTCCCCAG ATTTGCTTGAGATGGGCTTATGAGCAAGGAGTAAGTGTCATTGTGAAGAGCTTTAGTAAGGAGCGGATGAAAGAAAATATGGATATATTTGATTGGAAACTTAGTTCCGAGGAACTTGAAAGAATCAAACAACTTCCTCAGCATCAGGGGAACCCTGCACTCTTCTTTACATCCGATGATGGACCATATAAAACTGCCAATGACTTGTGGGACGAAAACAACTAG
- the LOC108202005 gene encoding sister-chromatid cohesion protein 3 isoform X3 gives MEGTQDAPATASRRPKQVRPKRSKRPRVEASAPEPESHSLIEDIKGNREHIPQVVESWVASYVKDPKPAMVELLTMLVEACGAKYRIQGKFLDKADFNKVVVDLSRLAQDGSMEDYKIFNKGFKNFENNLVLFWGNLVNECKCGLLYDGILFDKCIIEFIIALSR, from the exons ATGGAAGGAACACAGGACGCTCCGGCGACGGCATCTCGCCGTCCG AAACAAGTGCGTCCAAAACGCAGCAAGCGTCCACGCGTCGAAGCTTCGGCTCCTGAACCAGAAAGCCACAGTTTGATTG AGGATATTAAAGGGAACAGAGAACATATTCCCCAGGTGGTTGAGTCATGGGTTGCGAGTTATGTGAAGGATCCAAAACCTGCAATGGTTGAACTTCTGACCATGTTGGTTGAG GCATGTGGAGCAAAGTACCGCATTCAAGGAAAATTCTTAGATAAAGCTGATTTTAACAAAGTTGTAGTAGATCTTAGTAGGCTGGCTCAAGAT GGGTCAATGGAggattataaaattttcaacaaGGGATTCAAGAATTTTGAAAATAACCTAGTTCTTTTCTGGGGCAACCTAGTTAATGAGTGCAAATGTGGTCTGTTGTATGATGGAATTTTGTTCGACAAGTGCATTATTGAATTCATAATTGCACTTTCAAG ATGA
- the LOC108202005 gene encoding sister-chromatid cohesion protein 3 isoform X1, which yields MEGTQDAPATASRRPKQVRPKRSKRPRVEASAPEPESHSLIEDIKGNREHIPQVVESWVASYVKDPKPAMVELLTMLVEACGAKYRIQGKFLDKADFNKVVVDLSRLAQDGSMEDYKIFNKGFKNFENNLVLFWGNLVNECKCGLLYDGILFDKCIIEFIIALSRLVF from the exons ATGGAAGGAACACAGGACGCTCCGGCGACGGCATCTCGCCGTCCG AAACAAGTGCGTCCAAAACGCAGCAAGCGTCCACGCGTCGAAGCTTCGGCTCCTGAACCAGAAAGCCACAGTTTGATTG AGGATATTAAAGGGAACAGAGAACATATTCCCCAGGTGGTTGAGTCATGGGTTGCGAGTTATGTGAAGGATCCAAAACCTGCAATGGTTGAACTTCTGACCATGTTGGTTGAG GCATGTGGAGCAAAGTACCGCATTCAAGGAAAATTCTTAGATAAAGCTGATTTTAACAAAGTTGTAGTAGATCTTAGTAGGCTGGCTCAAGAT GGGTCAATGGAggattataaaattttcaacaaGGGATTCAAGAATTTTGAAAATAACCTAGTTCTTTTCTGGGGCAACCTAGTTAATGAGTGCAAATGTGGTCTGTTGTATGATGGAATTTTGTTCGACAAGTGCATTATTGAATTCATAATTGCACTTTCAAGGTTGGTTTTTTAG
- the LOC108202005 gene encoding sister-chromatid cohesion protein 3 isoform X2: protein MEGTQDAPATASRRPKQVRPKRSKRPRVEASAPEPESHSLIEDIKGNREHIPQVVESWVASYVKDPKPAMVELLTMLVEACGAKYRIQGKFLDKADFNKVVVDLSRLAQDGSMEDYKIFNKGFKNFENNLVLFWGNLVNECKCGLLYDGILFDKCIIEFIIALSSR, encoded by the exons ATGGAAGGAACACAGGACGCTCCGGCGACGGCATCTCGCCGTCCG AAACAAGTGCGTCCAAAACGCAGCAAGCGTCCACGCGTCGAAGCTTCGGCTCCTGAACCAGAAAGCCACAGTTTGATTG AGGATATTAAAGGGAACAGAGAACATATTCCCCAGGTGGTTGAGTCATGGGTTGCGAGTTATGTGAAGGATCCAAAACCTGCAATGGTTGAACTTCTGACCATGTTGGTTGAG GCATGTGGAGCAAAGTACCGCATTCAAGGAAAATTCTTAGATAAAGCTGATTTTAACAAAGTTGTAGTAGATCTTAGTAGGCTGGCTCAAGAT GGGTCAATGGAggattataaaattttcaacaaGGGATTCAAGAATTTTGAAAATAACCTAGTTCTTTTCTGGGGCAACCTAGTTAATGAGTGCAAATGTGGTCTGTTGTATGATGGAATTTTGTTCGACAAGTGCATTATTGAATTCATAATTGCACTTTCAAG CAGATGA
- the LOC108200395 gene encoding non-functional NADPH-dependent codeinone reductase 2 yields MSSIKIPESQLGSNVATTVPLLGFGTAAYPLAASETMKDSFLSAIEVGYRHFDTASLYNSEKCLGEAVAEAVRSGTIKSRDEVFITSKLWCSDAHPDLVLAALHNTLRNLGLEYLDLYLIHYPVSIRPGSVLFPFPEEDILPMDFKHVWEAMEECQIRGLTKNIGVSNFSCKKLEVILSSAKIPPSVNQVEMNPLWQQKKLREFCKEKNIHVTAYSPLGAKGTIWGTNKVMDSEMLQEIAVAKGKSLPQICLRWAYEQGVSVLVKSFNKERMKENMDIFDWQLSPEELEKINQIPQEKGNPALFFTSDRGPFKSSIDLWDEDIN; encoded by the exons ATGAGTAGCATCAAAATTCCAGAATCCCAGCTAGGCTCCAATGTTGCAACTACTGTTCCATTGCTAGGATTTGGAACTGCTGCATATCCTCTAGCTGCTTCGGAAACCATGAAAGACTCCTTTTTGAGTGCCATCGAAGTTGGTTATAGACATTTTGATACTGCGTCGCTGTATAATTCAGAGAAGTGTCTTGGTGAAGCAGTTGCTGAAGCTGTAAGAAGTGGAACCATTAAATCTAGGGACGAGGTGTTTATCACGTCCAAGCTCTGGTGTTCTGATGCACATCCAGATCTTGTGCTGGCTGCATTGCACAATACTCTTAG GAACCTTGGACTTGAGTATCTTGACCTCTACCTCATTCATTATCCAGTAAGCATTAGGCCCGGAAGTGTCCTGTTTCCTTTTCCCGAGGAAGATATACTGCCCATGGATTTTAAGCATGTCTGGGAAGCCATGGAGGAGTGTCAGATACGCGGTCTCACCAAAAATATAGGAGTAAGCAATTTCTCCTGCAAGAAGCTTGAAGTTATACTTTCCTCAGCAAAGATACCTCCATCTGTGAATCAA GTGGAGATGAACCCTCTGTGGCAACAGAAGAAGCTAAGGGAGTTTTGCAAGGAAAAGAACATACATGTCACAGCATACTCCCCTCTCGGTGCCAAAGGGACAATCTGGGGAACTAATAAAGTCATGGACTCTGAGATGCTCCAAGAAATTGCAGTGGCCAAAGGAAAGAGTCTTCCCCAG ATATGCTTAAGATGGGCTTATGAGCAAGGGGTCAGTGTCCTCGTAAAGAGCTTCAATAAGGAGCGGATGAAAGAAAACATGGACATATTTGATTGGCAGCTTAGTCCTGAAGAACTtgaaaaaatcaatcaaattccTCAGGAGAAAGGGAACCCTGCACTCTTCTTTACCTCCGACAGAGGACCTTTTAAATCTTCCATCGACCTCTGGGATGAAGATATTAACTAG
- the LOC108200512 gene encoding zinc finger protein SHOOT GRAVITROPISM 5 → MLENNPTASTGPSSSYAFANSSENARRKRRPAGTPDPDAEVVSLSPKTLLESDRYVCEICNQGFQRDQNLQMHRRRHKVPWKLLKRESPEVRKRVFVCPEPSCLHHDPCHALGDLVGIKKHFRRKHSNNKQWVCEKCSKGYAVQSDYKAHLKTCGTRGHSCDCGRVFSRVESFIEHQDACNIRRIRPDHLQVTLQQQQQACSSRTASSTSPSSDTNFTNFAALSRSFSIPRTNISPTDHDHLRSDRDNLDQSPTDHDHVHDHQHNLELQLLPSSSNVQTCSFYSNRNDNDSTHLKLSIGTSSCSTRSNEKMKNDHLGGSEELKNALAEKALAEEARKQGKRQIELAEMEFANAKRIRQAAQAELEKAQILKEQATKKISSTLLEITCHACKQQFQAAKPRNNGATAASHVVAEDQTSLAMSYMSSAITEGEGHL, encoded by the exons ATGTTAGAGAATAACCCCACTGCTTCCACCGGCCCATCTTCTTCTTATGCTTTCGCTAATTCGTCCGAAAATGCCCGTAGAAAAAGAAGACCTGCTGGGACTCCAG ATCCGGATGCTGAGGTGGTTTCCTTGTCACCGAAgacgttattggaatccgatagATATGTGTGTGAGATCTGCAACCAAGGATTTCAGAGAGACCAGAATTTACAGATGCACCGGAGGAGGCACAAGGTACCATGGAAGCTGCTAAAGAGAGAGTCACCAGAGGTGAGGAAAAGGGTGTTTGTGTGCCCTGAACCGAGTTGCCTGCACCATGATCCTTGCCACGCACTGGGAGATCTTGTGGGGATTAAAAAACACTTTAGAAGAAAACACAGCAATAACAAACAGTGGGTTTGTGAGAAGTGTTCTAAAGGCTATGCTGTTCAATCTGATTATAAGGCCCATCTTAAAACTTGTGGCACCAGAGGCCATTCTTGTGACTGTGGTCGTGTCTTTTCCAg AGTCGAGAGTTTCATTGAGCACCAAGACGCCTGCAATATTCGCAGAATCCGACCTGACCACTTACAGGTAACAttgcagcagcagcaacaggcCTGCTCATCTCGTACAGCTTCCAGCACAAGCCCTTCTAGTGATACAAATTTCACGAATTTCGCAGCATTGTCCAGATCATTCTCAATTCCAAGAACGAATATTAGCCCTACTGATCATGACCATCTAAGGTCAGATCGCGACAATCTTGATCAATCCCCTACTGATCATGATCATGTTCATGATCATCAACATAACTTGGAACTCCAGCTATTACCCTCATCATCAAACGTGCAGACATGTTCATTTTACAGTAACCGCAATGATAATGATTCCACGCATCTGAAGCTCTCTATTGGAACATCATCATGCAGTACTAGAAGcaatgagaagatgaagaatgaTCATTTAGGTGGAAGTGAGGAACTAAAGAACGCGCTGGCGGAGAAGGCCTTGGCAGAAGAAGCAAGGAAGCAAGGGAAGCGACAGATTGAATTGGCGGAAATGGAGTTTGCTAATGCTAAAAGGATTCGACAAGCAGCACAGGCTGAGTTAGagaaggctcagattttgaaagaGCAAGCTACAAAGAAAATAAGCTCCACCctgttggaaataacttgtcaTGCTTGTAAGCAACAGTTTCAAGCAGCCAAGCCAAGAAATAATGGTGCTACTGCAGCTAGTCATGTTGTTGCTGAGGATCAAACTTCTCTGGCAATGAGCTATATGTCATCAGCTATCACAGAAGGTGAAGGCCATTTGTAG